One window from the genome of Nicotiana sylvestris chromosome 9, ASM39365v2, whole genome shotgun sequence encodes:
- the LOC138878368 gene encoding uncharacterized protein: MTTISRAKRDRGFEAGSSFDLAAFAVPDFGKMVSLPLSPSFSVDSTLRDTRNPGLHMPSDVASTGVNPFRAGGTGSAEAFDKLKSGLLRCEARLRKALDEERSLRPLCDEKELQKKMEALERLRDKVGRASLARDNTLVNTEMIAKLESELSKVRDEIVDARVEDLMHRTRADQEMAIYSMDVADAQAKLRRIFDREERIDEYARCKSRRKTLEEIHARGFALSEELALVRADERDAQLLLPEYEENKDEAGKT; encoded by the exons ATGACAACGATAAGCAGGGCAAAACGAGACCGGGGCTTCGAAGCGGGATCATCGTTCGACCTTGCCGCATTTGCGGTTCCTGATTTTGGAAAGATGGTTTCCCTGCCATTGTCGCCTTCTTTTTCCGTTGATAGTACTTTGAGGGATACTAGGAATCCAGGGTTGCATATGCCGAGTGACGTTGCCTCGACCGGAGTCAATCCTTTCAGAGCTGGGGGAACTGGGTCGGCAGAg gcattcgacaagcttaagtccgggcTTCTTCGTTGTGAAGCCAGGCTGCGGAAAGCTCtagatgaggagagatcccttaggccCCTTTGTGATGAAAAGGAA ttgcagaaaaagatggaggccctAGAGCGCCTTCGGGATAAAGTTGGCCGGGCCAG CTTAGCCCGTGATAACACTTTGGTTAACACAGAAATGATTGCGAAGCTTGAGTCGGAACTTTCTAAGGTTAGGGATGAAATCGTTGATGCCCGGGTTGAAGATCTTATGCACCGAACTAgggctgaccaggagatggcaATCTATTCAATGGATGTTGCAGATGCTCAAGCTAAGCTGAGAAGGATCTTTGACCGCGAAGAGAGGATTGATGAATACGCTCGCTGCAAATCTCgaagaaagaccctcgaggagatccatgctaggggTTTCGCACTTTCGGAAGAGTTGGCGCTAgtgagggcggacgagcgtgatgctcagTTACTTTTGCCCGAGTATGAAGAAAACAAAGATGAGGCCGGCAAGACATAG
- the LOC138878369 gene encoding uncharacterized protein: MAPFESLYGRRCRSPIGLFEIGEAKLIGPDLMHQAMEKVKIIKEQLKMAQSYQKSYSDVRRRDLEFKEDDWVTYKLELPPEMSFVHPVFHVSMLKKVVGDPSLIVPVDTIEANEELSYEEIPVAILDRQVRKLRNKEISFVKVLWRNQQVDDAIWEVEEEMKKKYPYLFE, from the exons atggcaccatttgagtcattatatggtaggagatgtagatctcccattgggtTGTTCGAGATTGGGGAAGCTAAATTGATAGGACCTGACCTCATGCATCAGGCTATGGAAAAGGTTAAGATCATTAAAGAGCAGTTGAAAATGGCCCAGAGTTATCAAAAGTCCTACTCGGATgttcgtcgcagagatttggagttcaaagaagatgattgg GTGACGTACAAGCTTGAGCTACCACCTGAGATGTCATTTGTGCACCCggtatttcatgtgtctatgttgaagaaagtGGTGGGAGATCCATCGCTTATCGTACCAGTTGATACTATTGAGGCTAATGAagaactgtcatatgaagaaattccagttgccattcttgataggcaagtccgaaagttaagaaataaagaaatttcCTTCGTTAAGGTGTTATGGAGAAACCAGCAGGTTGATGACGCTATTTGGGAGGTTGAGGaagagatgaagaagaagtaTCCTTACTTGTTTGAATAG